The following proteins come from a genomic window of Hypanus sabinus isolate sHypSab1 chromosome 9, sHypSab1.hap1, whole genome shotgun sequence:
- the usp7 gene encoding ubiquitin carboxyl-terminal hydrolase 7 isoform X1: MNHCTKPEQNEQHLSEPEEMEMEAGDADDPPRITPNPVINGNVAMADGHNNTEEDMEDDTSWRSEATFHYTVERFSRLSESVLSAPCFVRNLPWKIMVMPRFHPDRPHQKSVGFFLQCNAESDSTSWSCHAQAVLKIINYKDEEKTFSRRISHLFFHKENDWGFSNFMTWSEATDAEKGYIEDDKVTFEVFVQADAPHGVAWDSKKHTGYVGLKNQGATCYMNSLLQTLFFTNQLRKAVYMMPTEGDDSSKSVPLALQRVFYELQHSDKPVGTKKLTKSFGWETLDSFMQHDVQELCRVLLDNVENKMKGTCVEGTIPKLFRGKMVSYIQCKHVEYRSERIEDYYDIQLSIKGKKNIFESFKDYVAVEQLDGDNKYDAGEHGLQDAEKGVKFLTFPPVLHLQLMRFMYDPQTDQNIKINDRFEFPEHLPLDEFLQKPDPKDSANYILHAVLVHSGDNHGGHYVVYLNPKGDGKWCKFDDDVVSRCTKEEAIEHNYGGHDDDLSVRHCTNAYMLVYIRESKLSEVLQAVTDHNIPQQLVERLQEEKRVEAQKRKERQEAHLYMQVQIVTEDQFCGHQGNDMYDEEKVKYTVFKVLKNSTLAEFVQNLSQTMGYPQEQIRLWPMQARSNGTKRPAMLDYEADSNKTMIELSDNDNPWTIFLETVDPELAASGATLPKFDKDHDVMLFLKMYDPKTRSLNYCGHIYTPISCKIRDLLPIMCERAGFPQGTSLILYEEVKPNLTERIQDYEVSLDKALDELMDGDIIVFQKDDPENDSSELPTAKDYFRDLYHRVDVIFCDKTIPNDPGFVVTLSNRMNYFQVAKTVAQRLNTDPMLLQFFKSQGYRDGPGNPLRHNYEGTLRDLLQFFKPRQPKKLYYQQLKMKITDFENRRSFKCIWLNSNYREEEITLYPDKHGCVRDLLEECKKAVELSDKGSSKLRLLEIVSYKIIGVHQEDELLECLSPATSRTFRIEEVPLDQVELDKENELLIPVAHFHKEVFGTFGIPFLLRICQSEPFREIMKRIQGILEVQEKEFEKFKFAIVMMGRQQYINEDEYEINLKDFEPQPKDWPVPDTLQLTGNMSQPRPWLGLDHFNKAPKRSRYAYLEKAIKIHN, from the exons ATACCAGTTGGCGCTCAGAAGCTACATTTCATTATACTGTGGAACGGTTTAGTAGGCTTAGTGAGTCAGTGTTGAGTGCTCCTTGTTTTGTGCGAAATTTGCCATGGAAAATTATGGTAATGCCTCGCTTCCATCCTGATCGGCCTCATCAGAAGAGTGTTGGATTTTTCCTACAATGCAATGCTGAGTCTGATTCTAC GTCATGGTCTTGTCATGCGCAAGCTGTGTTGAAGATTATTAACTACAAAGATGAAGAGAAGACCTTTAGTCGAAGGATTAGTCACCTTTTCTTTCACAAGGAAAATGACTGGGGTTTCTCTAATTTTATGACATGGAGT GAAGCAACTGATGCTGAAAAAGGTTACATAGAAGATGACAAGGTTACATTTGAAGTCTTTGTTCAGGCTGATGCACCACATGGTGTAGC GTGGGATTCTAAGAAGCACACAGGCTACGTAGGATTGAAGAACCAAGGAGCAACTTGTTATATGAATAGTTTATTGCAAACATTGTTCTTCACAAATCAACTGCGAAAG GCTGTCTATATGATGCCAACGGAAGGGGATGATTCATCCAAAAGTGTTCCTTTAGCATTGCAGAGGGTATTCTATGAGCTGCAACAcagtgacaaacctgttggaactaAGAAACTGACAAAGTCTTTTGG TTGGGAAACACTAGACAGTTTTATGCAACATGACGTCCAGGAACTCTGCAGGGTG CTACTGGATAATGTGGAGAATAAAATGAAAGGAACCTGTGTAGAGGGAACTATTCCAAAATTATTCAGAGGAAAAATGGTG TCATATATTCAATGCAAGCATGTGGAGTATCGATCTGAGAGAATAGAAGATTACTATGATATTCAACTCAGTATAAAGGGAAAGAAAAATA TATTTGAATCTTTCAAAGATTATGTGGCAGTGGAGCAGCTGGATGGGGATAACAAATACGATGCTGGAGAGCATGGTTTACAG GATGCAGAAAAAGGTGTGAAATTTCTTACTTTTCCACCAGTATTGCATCTTCAGCTTATGCGTTTCATGTATGACCCACAGACTGATCAGAATATTAAAATAAATGACAG atTTGAATTTCCTGAGCATTTGCCCTTAGATGAGTTCCTTCAAAAACCTGACCCAAAGGATTCTGCTAATTACATACTACATGCAGTGCTGGTGCACAGTGGGGATAATCATGGTGGACATTATGTAGTCTACCTCAACCCTAAGGGTGATGGAAAA TGGTGTAAATTCGATGACGACGTTGTATCAAGGTGTACAAAAGAAGAAGCAATTGAACACAACTATGGGGGTCATGATGATGACTTGTCTGTGCGACATTGCACTAATGCCTACATGTTAGTGTACATCAGGGAATCAAAACTAA gtgaagtgttgcaggCAGTCACAGACCACAACATTCCACAACAACTGGTTGAGCGTCttcaagaagaaaagagagtAGAGGCTCAGAAGAGAAAGGAAAGGCAAGAGGCACACCTCTACATGCAAGTGCAG ATAGTAACAGAAGACCAGTTCTGTGGACATCAGGGTAACGATATGTATGATGAAGAAAAAGTGAAATATACAGTGTTCAAAGTCCTCAAAAACTCCACACTTGCCGAATTTGTTCAGAATTTATCGCAAACAATG GGTTATCCACAGGAACAGATACGGTTATGGCCAATGCAAGCCCGGAGTAATGGAACTAAGAGACCAGCAATGTTGGATTATGAAGCAGATAGCaacaaaact ATGATTGAATTGAGTGATAATGACAACCCATGGACAATATTTCTAGAAACAGTAGATCCAGAGTTAGCAGCCAGTGGAGCAACATTGCCTAAATTTGATAAAGATC atgaTGTGATGTTGTTTTTGAAGATGTATGACCCCAAAACTAGGAGTTTAAATTACTGTGGACATATCTACACACCTATATCGTGTAAAATCC GTGATTTACTGCCGATCATGTGTGAGAGAGCAGGGTTTCCGCAAGGAACTAGTCTTATCCTCTATGAG GAAGTAAAACCCAATTTAACTGAGAGAATTCAAGATTATGAGGTGTCCCTTGATAAAGCACTTGATGAACTCATGGATGGTGATATTATAGTATTTCAGAA GGATGATCCAGAAAATGACTCCAGTGAGTTGCCAACAGCAAAAGATTATTTTCGGGATCTCTACCATCGGGTTGATGTCATCTTTTGTGATAAGACTATTCCTAATGACCCAGGCTTTGTGGTCACTCTGTCTAATAGAATGAACTACTTTCAG GTTGCCAAGACTGTTGCTCAGCGACTAAACACTGACCCAATGTTGCTTCAATTCTTCAAGTCTCAAGG TTACAGGGATGGCCCTGGTAATCCTCTTAGACATAATTATGAAGGCACACTTAGAGATCTGCTGCAGTTCTTCAAGCCAAGGCAACCAAAGAAACTCTATTATCAACAG TTGAAAATGAAGATCACAGACTTTGAAAACAGACGAAGTTTCAAGTGTATATGGCTCAACAGCAACTATAGGGAAGAG GAGATAACACTATATCCTGATAAGCATGGTTGTGTTCGTGACTTACTGGAAGAATGTAAGAAAGCTGTAGAGTTGTCAGATAAAGGATCCAGTAAACTAAG ACTACTGGAAATTGTAAGCTACAAAATAATTGGAGTCCATCAGGAAGATGAGCTGTTAGAATGTTTATCTCCAGCAACAAGCCGGACTTTCAGAATAGAG GAAGTTCCTCTAGATCAGGTAGAACTGGATAAAGAGAATGAATTACTGATCCCAGTGGCACATTTTCACAAAGAAGTTTTTGGCACTTTTGGAATTCCATTCTTGTTGCGGATATGCCAG AGCGAACCATTCAGGGAGATTATGAAACGAATTCAAGGAATACTGGAAGTCCAAGAGAAGGAGTTTGAAAAA TTCAAGTTTGCGATTGTGATGATGGGTCGGCAGCAGTACATAAATGAGGACGAGTATGAAATCAACCTGAAAGATTTTGAACCACAGCCCA AAGACTGGCCTGTTCCAGATACTCTTCAGTTGACGG
- the usp7 gene encoding ubiquitin carboxyl-terminal hydrolase 7 isoform X3 has protein sequence MNHCTKPEQNEQHLSEPEEMEMEAGDADDPPRITPNPVINGNVAMADGHNNTEEDMEDDTSWRSEATFHYTVERFSRLSESVLSAPCFVRNLPWKIMVMPRFHPDRPHQKSVGFFLQCNAESDSTSWSCHAQAVLKIINYKDEEKTFSRRISHLFFHKENDWGFSNFMTWSEATDAEKGYIEDDKVTFEVFVQADAPHGVAWDSKKHTGYVGLKNQGATCYMNSLLQTLFFTNQLRKAVYMMPTEGDDSSKSVPLALQRVFYELQHSDKPVGTKKLTKSFGWETLDSFMQHDVQELCRVLLDNVENKMKGTCVEGTIPKLFRGKMVSYIQCKHVEYRSERIEDYYDIQLSIKGKKNIFESFKDYVAVEQLDGDNKYDAGEHGLQDAEKGVKFLTFPPVLHLQLMRFMYDPQTDQNIKINDRFEFPEHLPLDEFLQKPDPKDSANYILHAVLVHSGDNHGGHYVVYLNPKGDGKWCKFDDDVVSRCTKEEAIEHNYGGHDDDLSVRHCTNAYMLVYIRESKLSEVLQAVTDHNIPQQLVERLQEEKRVEAQKRKERQEAHLYMQVQIVTEDQFCGHQGNDMYDEEKVKYTVFKVLKNSTLAEFVQNLSQTMGYPQEQIRLWPMQARSNGTKRPAMLDYEADSNKTMIELSDNDNPWTIFLETVDPELAASGATLPKFDKDHDVMLFLKMYDPKTRSLNYCGHIYTPISCKIRDLLPIMCERAGFPQGTSLILYEEVKPNLTERIQDYEVSLDKALDELMDGDIIVFQKDDPENDSSELPTAKDYFRDLYHRVDVIFCDKTIPNDPGFVVTLSNRMNYFQVAKTVAQRLNTDPMLLQFFKSQGDGPGNPLRHNYEGTLRDLLQFFKPRQPKKLYYQQLKMKITDFENRRSFKCIWLNSNYREEEITLYPDKHGCVRDLLEECKKAVELSDKGSSKLRLLEIVSYKIIGVHQEDELLECLSPATSRTFRIEEVPLDQVELDKENELLIPVAHFHKEVFGTFGIPFLLRICQSEPFREIMKRIQGILEVQEKEFEKFKFAIVMMGRQQYINEDEYEINLKDFEPQPKDWPVPDTLQLTGNMSQPRPWLGLDHFNKAPKRSRYAYLEKAIKIHN, from the exons ATACCAGTTGGCGCTCAGAAGCTACATTTCATTATACTGTGGAACGGTTTAGTAGGCTTAGTGAGTCAGTGTTGAGTGCTCCTTGTTTTGTGCGAAATTTGCCATGGAAAATTATGGTAATGCCTCGCTTCCATCCTGATCGGCCTCATCAGAAGAGTGTTGGATTTTTCCTACAATGCAATGCTGAGTCTGATTCTAC GTCATGGTCTTGTCATGCGCAAGCTGTGTTGAAGATTATTAACTACAAAGATGAAGAGAAGACCTTTAGTCGAAGGATTAGTCACCTTTTCTTTCACAAGGAAAATGACTGGGGTTTCTCTAATTTTATGACATGGAGT GAAGCAACTGATGCTGAAAAAGGTTACATAGAAGATGACAAGGTTACATTTGAAGTCTTTGTTCAGGCTGATGCACCACATGGTGTAGC GTGGGATTCTAAGAAGCACACAGGCTACGTAGGATTGAAGAACCAAGGAGCAACTTGTTATATGAATAGTTTATTGCAAACATTGTTCTTCACAAATCAACTGCGAAAG GCTGTCTATATGATGCCAACGGAAGGGGATGATTCATCCAAAAGTGTTCCTTTAGCATTGCAGAGGGTATTCTATGAGCTGCAACAcagtgacaaacctgttggaactaAGAAACTGACAAAGTCTTTTGG TTGGGAAACACTAGACAGTTTTATGCAACATGACGTCCAGGAACTCTGCAGGGTG CTACTGGATAATGTGGAGAATAAAATGAAAGGAACCTGTGTAGAGGGAACTATTCCAAAATTATTCAGAGGAAAAATGGTG TCATATATTCAATGCAAGCATGTGGAGTATCGATCTGAGAGAATAGAAGATTACTATGATATTCAACTCAGTATAAAGGGAAAGAAAAATA TATTTGAATCTTTCAAAGATTATGTGGCAGTGGAGCAGCTGGATGGGGATAACAAATACGATGCTGGAGAGCATGGTTTACAG GATGCAGAAAAAGGTGTGAAATTTCTTACTTTTCCACCAGTATTGCATCTTCAGCTTATGCGTTTCATGTATGACCCACAGACTGATCAGAATATTAAAATAAATGACAG atTTGAATTTCCTGAGCATTTGCCCTTAGATGAGTTCCTTCAAAAACCTGACCCAAAGGATTCTGCTAATTACATACTACATGCAGTGCTGGTGCACAGTGGGGATAATCATGGTGGACATTATGTAGTCTACCTCAACCCTAAGGGTGATGGAAAA TGGTGTAAATTCGATGACGACGTTGTATCAAGGTGTACAAAAGAAGAAGCAATTGAACACAACTATGGGGGTCATGATGATGACTTGTCTGTGCGACATTGCACTAATGCCTACATGTTAGTGTACATCAGGGAATCAAAACTAA gtgaagtgttgcaggCAGTCACAGACCACAACATTCCACAACAACTGGTTGAGCGTCttcaagaagaaaagagagtAGAGGCTCAGAAGAGAAAGGAAAGGCAAGAGGCACACCTCTACATGCAAGTGCAG ATAGTAACAGAAGACCAGTTCTGTGGACATCAGGGTAACGATATGTATGATGAAGAAAAAGTGAAATATACAGTGTTCAAAGTCCTCAAAAACTCCACACTTGCCGAATTTGTTCAGAATTTATCGCAAACAATG GGTTATCCACAGGAACAGATACGGTTATGGCCAATGCAAGCCCGGAGTAATGGAACTAAGAGACCAGCAATGTTGGATTATGAAGCAGATAGCaacaaaact ATGATTGAATTGAGTGATAATGACAACCCATGGACAATATTTCTAGAAACAGTAGATCCAGAGTTAGCAGCCAGTGGAGCAACATTGCCTAAATTTGATAAAGATC atgaTGTGATGTTGTTTTTGAAGATGTATGACCCCAAAACTAGGAGTTTAAATTACTGTGGACATATCTACACACCTATATCGTGTAAAATCC GTGATTTACTGCCGATCATGTGTGAGAGAGCAGGGTTTCCGCAAGGAACTAGTCTTATCCTCTATGAG GAAGTAAAACCCAATTTAACTGAGAGAATTCAAGATTATGAGGTGTCCCTTGATAAAGCACTTGATGAACTCATGGATGGTGATATTATAGTATTTCAGAA GGATGATCCAGAAAATGACTCCAGTGAGTTGCCAACAGCAAAAGATTATTTTCGGGATCTCTACCATCGGGTTGATGTCATCTTTTGTGATAAGACTATTCCTAATGACCCAGGCTTTGTGGTCACTCTGTCTAATAGAATGAACTACTTTCAG GTTGCCAAGACTGTTGCTCAGCGACTAAACACTGACCCAATGTTGCTTCAATTCTTCAAGTCTCAAGG GGATGGCCCTGGTAATCCTCTTAGACATAATTATGAAGGCACACTTAGAGATCTGCTGCAGTTCTTCAAGCCAAGGCAACCAAAGAAACTCTATTATCAACAG TTGAAAATGAAGATCACAGACTTTGAAAACAGACGAAGTTTCAAGTGTATATGGCTCAACAGCAACTATAGGGAAGAG GAGATAACACTATATCCTGATAAGCATGGTTGTGTTCGTGACTTACTGGAAGAATGTAAGAAAGCTGTAGAGTTGTCAGATAAAGGATCCAGTAAACTAAG ACTACTGGAAATTGTAAGCTACAAAATAATTGGAGTCCATCAGGAAGATGAGCTGTTAGAATGTTTATCTCCAGCAACAAGCCGGACTTTCAGAATAGAG GAAGTTCCTCTAGATCAGGTAGAACTGGATAAAGAGAATGAATTACTGATCCCAGTGGCACATTTTCACAAAGAAGTTTTTGGCACTTTTGGAATTCCATTCTTGTTGCGGATATGCCAG AGCGAACCATTCAGGGAGATTATGAAACGAATTCAAGGAATACTGGAAGTCCAAGAGAAGGAGTTTGAAAAA TTCAAGTTTGCGATTGTGATGATGGGTCGGCAGCAGTACATAAATGAGGACGAGTATGAAATCAACCTGAAAGATTTTGAACCACAGCCCA AAGACTGGCCTGTTCCAGATACTCTTCAGTTGACGG
- the usp7 gene encoding ubiquitin carboxyl-terminal hydrolase 7 isoform X2 encodes MNHCTKPEQNEQHLSEPEEMEMEAGDADDPPRITPNPVINGNVAMADGHNNTEEDMEDDTSWRSEATFHYTVERFSRLSESVLSAPCFVRNLPWKIMVMPRFHPDRPHQKSVGFFLQCNAESDSTSWSCHAQAVLKIINYKDEEKTFSRRISHLFFHKENDWGFSNFMTWSEATDAEKGYIEDDKVTFEVFVQADAPHGVAWDSKKHTGYVGLKNQGATCYMNSLLQTLFFTNQLRKAVYMMPTEGDDSSKSVPLALQRVFYELQHSDKPVGTKKLTKSFGWETLDSFMQHDVQELCRVLLDNVENKMKGTCVEGTIPKLFRGKMVSYIQCKHVEYRSERIEDYYDIQLSIKGKKNIFESFKDYVAVEQLDGDNKYDAGEHGLQDAEKGVKFLTFPPVLHLQLMRFMYDPQTDQNIKINDRFEFPEHLPLDEFLQKPDPKDSANYILHAVLVHSGDNHGGHYVVYLNPKGDGKWCKFDDDVVSRCTKEEAIEHNYGGHDDDLSVRHCTNAYMLVYIRESKLSEVLQAVTDHNIPQQLVERLQEEKRVEAQKRKERQEAHLYMQVQIVTEDQFCGHQGNDMYDEEKVKYTVFKVLKNSTLAEFVQNLSQTMGYPQEQIRLWPMQARSNGTKRPAMLDYEADSNKTMIELSDNDNPWTIFLETVDPELAASGATLPKFDKDHDVMLFLKMYDPKTRSLNYCGHIYTPISCKIRDLLPIMCERAGFPQGTSLILYEEVKPNLTERIQDYEVSLDKALDELMDGDIIVFQKDDPENDSSELPTAKDYFRDLYHRVDVIFCDKTIPNDPGFVVTLSNRMNYFQVAKTVAQRLNTDPMLLQFFKSQGYRDGPGNPLRHNYEGTLRDLLQFFKPRQPKKLYYQQLKMKITDFENRRSFKCIWLNSNYREEEITLYPDKHGCVRDLLEECKKAVELSDKGSSKLRLLEIVSYKIIGVHQEDELLECLSPATSRTFRIEEVPLDQVELDKENELLIPVAHFHKEVFGTFGIPFLLRICQSEPFREIMKRIQGILEVQEKEFEKFKFAIVMMGRQQYINEDEYEINLKDFEPQPNWPVPDTLQLTGNMSQPRPWLGLDHFNKAPKRSRYAYLEKAIKIHN; translated from the exons ATACCAGTTGGCGCTCAGAAGCTACATTTCATTATACTGTGGAACGGTTTAGTAGGCTTAGTGAGTCAGTGTTGAGTGCTCCTTGTTTTGTGCGAAATTTGCCATGGAAAATTATGGTAATGCCTCGCTTCCATCCTGATCGGCCTCATCAGAAGAGTGTTGGATTTTTCCTACAATGCAATGCTGAGTCTGATTCTAC GTCATGGTCTTGTCATGCGCAAGCTGTGTTGAAGATTATTAACTACAAAGATGAAGAGAAGACCTTTAGTCGAAGGATTAGTCACCTTTTCTTTCACAAGGAAAATGACTGGGGTTTCTCTAATTTTATGACATGGAGT GAAGCAACTGATGCTGAAAAAGGTTACATAGAAGATGACAAGGTTACATTTGAAGTCTTTGTTCAGGCTGATGCACCACATGGTGTAGC GTGGGATTCTAAGAAGCACACAGGCTACGTAGGATTGAAGAACCAAGGAGCAACTTGTTATATGAATAGTTTATTGCAAACATTGTTCTTCACAAATCAACTGCGAAAG GCTGTCTATATGATGCCAACGGAAGGGGATGATTCATCCAAAAGTGTTCCTTTAGCATTGCAGAGGGTATTCTATGAGCTGCAACAcagtgacaaacctgttggaactaAGAAACTGACAAAGTCTTTTGG TTGGGAAACACTAGACAGTTTTATGCAACATGACGTCCAGGAACTCTGCAGGGTG CTACTGGATAATGTGGAGAATAAAATGAAAGGAACCTGTGTAGAGGGAACTATTCCAAAATTATTCAGAGGAAAAATGGTG TCATATATTCAATGCAAGCATGTGGAGTATCGATCTGAGAGAATAGAAGATTACTATGATATTCAACTCAGTATAAAGGGAAAGAAAAATA TATTTGAATCTTTCAAAGATTATGTGGCAGTGGAGCAGCTGGATGGGGATAACAAATACGATGCTGGAGAGCATGGTTTACAG GATGCAGAAAAAGGTGTGAAATTTCTTACTTTTCCACCAGTATTGCATCTTCAGCTTATGCGTTTCATGTATGACCCACAGACTGATCAGAATATTAAAATAAATGACAG atTTGAATTTCCTGAGCATTTGCCCTTAGATGAGTTCCTTCAAAAACCTGACCCAAAGGATTCTGCTAATTACATACTACATGCAGTGCTGGTGCACAGTGGGGATAATCATGGTGGACATTATGTAGTCTACCTCAACCCTAAGGGTGATGGAAAA TGGTGTAAATTCGATGACGACGTTGTATCAAGGTGTACAAAAGAAGAAGCAATTGAACACAACTATGGGGGTCATGATGATGACTTGTCTGTGCGACATTGCACTAATGCCTACATGTTAGTGTACATCAGGGAATCAAAACTAA gtgaagtgttgcaggCAGTCACAGACCACAACATTCCACAACAACTGGTTGAGCGTCttcaagaagaaaagagagtAGAGGCTCAGAAGAGAAAGGAAAGGCAAGAGGCACACCTCTACATGCAAGTGCAG ATAGTAACAGAAGACCAGTTCTGTGGACATCAGGGTAACGATATGTATGATGAAGAAAAAGTGAAATATACAGTGTTCAAAGTCCTCAAAAACTCCACACTTGCCGAATTTGTTCAGAATTTATCGCAAACAATG GGTTATCCACAGGAACAGATACGGTTATGGCCAATGCAAGCCCGGAGTAATGGAACTAAGAGACCAGCAATGTTGGATTATGAAGCAGATAGCaacaaaact ATGATTGAATTGAGTGATAATGACAACCCATGGACAATATTTCTAGAAACAGTAGATCCAGAGTTAGCAGCCAGTGGAGCAACATTGCCTAAATTTGATAAAGATC atgaTGTGATGTTGTTTTTGAAGATGTATGACCCCAAAACTAGGAGTTTAAATTACTGTGGACATATCTACACACCTATATCGTGTAAAATCC GTGATTTACTGCCGATCATGTGTGAGAGAGCAGGGTTTCCGCAAGGAACTAGTCTTATCCTCTATGAG GAAGTAAAACCCAATTTAACTGAGAGAATTCAAGATTATGAGGTGTCCCTTGATAAAGCACTTGATGAACTCATGGATGGTGATATTATAGTATTTCAGAA GGATGATCCAGAAAATGACTCCAGTGAGTTGCCAACAGCAAAAGATTATTTTCGGGATCTCTACCATCGGGTTGATGTCATCTTTTGTGATAAGACTATTCCTAATGACCCAGGCTTTGTGGTCACTCTGTCTAATAGAATGAACTACTTTCAG GTTGCCAAGACTGTTGCTCAGCGACTAAACACTGACCCAATGTTGCTTCAATTCTTCAAGTCTCAAGG TTACAGGGATGGCCCTGGTAATCCTCTTAGACATAATTATGAAGGCACACTTAGAGATCTGCTGCAGTTCTTCAAGCCAAGGCAACCAAAGAAACTCTATTATCAACAG TTGAAAATGAAGATCACAGACTTTGAAAACAGACGAAGTTTCAAGTGTATATGGCTCAACAGCAACTATAGGGAAGAG GAGATAACACTATATCCTGATAAGCATGGTTGTGTTCGTGACTTACTGGAAGAATGTAAGAAAGCTGTAGAGTTGTCAGATAAAGGATCCAGTAAACTAAG ACTACTGGAAATTGTAAGCTACAAAATAATTGGAGTCCATCAGGAAGATGAGCTGTTAGAATGTTTATCTCCAGCAACAAGCCGGACTTTCAGAATAGAG GAAGTTCCTCTAGATCAGGTAGAACTGGATAAAGAGAATGAATTACTGATCCCAGTGGCACATTTTCACAAAGAAGTTTTTGGCACTTTTGGAATTCCATTCTTGTTGCGGATATGCCAG AGCGAACCATTCAGGGAGATTATGAAACGAATTCAAGGAATACTGGAAGTCCAAGAGAAGGAGTTTGAAAAA TTCAAGTTTGCGATTGTGATGATGGGTCGGCAGCAGTACATAAATGAGGACGAGTATGAAATCAACCTGAAAGATTTTGAACCACAGCCCA ACTGGCCTGTTCCAGATACTCTTCAGTTGACGG